The following proteins are co-located in the Manihot esculenta cultivar AM560-2 chromosome 9, M.esculenta_v8, whole genome shotgun sequence genome:
- the LOC110622074 gene encoding primase homolog protein isoform X3: MDTFTPGKINHFLCPKVCVPMMQNKVVVAVSNAFFSYNRYEELTTAVVCISISHKLLISCKWPVPSKHILSNNNCWAPILTRRRLGPVGSRVRSCYGNSKFLNPQSEKHEVRVLKQKMELLGINCDDSCIPGNYGHLLCPKCEGGRSMEKSLSVHINRDAWQWDLRRDLAMWRCYRTCCGWTGQAFANGRVTNEGMNIIFKVSSPRQITAEGMVLEPLGEKLIAYFGDRMISEETLRRNSVMQMAGDQGIIAFTYRQKGVLIGCKYRTIEKNFWQDKGTEKWLYGLDDIKEVTEIVIVEGEIDKLSVEEAGFFNCVSVPGGAPQTVSTKDIPSLEKDKAYQYLWNCKEYLDKVSRIILATDGDASGQALAEELARRLGKERCWLVRWPKKDHSCCFKDANEVLKCLGPSALKEVIETAESYEVCTMNQVI; encoded by the exons ATGGATACCTTTACTCCTGGGAAAATTAATCACTTCCTTTGTCCAAAG GTTTGTGTTCCAATGATGCAAAATAAGGTTGTTGTAGCAGTAAGCAATGCCTTCTTCTCCTATAATAGGTATGAAGAACTCACTACTGCTGTGGTGTGCATATCCATATCTCACAA ACTTTTGATTAGTTGCAAGTGGCCTGTCCCTTCCAAACACATCCTCTCAAACAATAATTGCTGGGCACCAATATTAACCAGGAGAAGACTGGGGCCTGTGGGGTCTCGTGTTCGCTCTTGCTATGGCAACTCCAAGTTCCTAAATCCGCAATCAG AAAAGCATGAAGTGAGGGTCTTGAAGCAGAAAATGGAACTTCTGGGGATTAACTGTGATGATTCTTGCATACCTGGAAATTATGGTCACTTGCTTTGTCCCAAG TGTGAAGGTGGAAGATCAATGGAGAAGAGTTTATCTGTACATATTAACCGAGATGC TTGGCAATGGGATTTGCGCAGGGATCTTGCAATGTGGCGGTGTTACCGTACTTGCTGTGGATGGACAGGACAG GCCTTTGCAAATGGTAGAGTGACAAATGAGGGAATGAACATAATTTTCAAAGTCAGTTCCCCTAGGCAAATAACAGCTGAAGGCATGGTACTAGAACCACTAGGTGAGAAG CTAATTGCATACTTTGGTGATAGAATGATATCTGAAGAAACCCTCAGGAGAAATTCTGTTATGCAGATGGCTGGTGATCAG GGTATTATTGCATTTACTTATAGACAAAAAGGAGTGCTCATTGGTTGCAAGTATCGAACTATTGAGAAAAATTTTTGGCAG gatAAGGGCACAGAAAAATGGTTATATGGGCTGGATGACATTAAAGAAGTGACTGAAATTGTTATT GTTGAAGGCGAAATTGATAAGCTTTCAGTGGAGGAAGCTGGCTTCTTTAATTGTGTTAGTGTTCCTGGAGGTGCCCCACAAACTGTTTCTACTAAAGATATACCATCACTGGAAAAG GACAAAGCATATCAGTATCTATGGAATTGCAAAGAGTACTTGGATAAG GTGTCTCGCATTATCCTGGCAACTGATGGCGATGCAAGTGGGCAAGCCTTGGCTGAAGAGTTAGCACGCCGGCTGGGAAAAGAAAG ATGTTGGCTTGTAAGATGGCCCAAGAAAGATCACTCCTGTTGCTTCAAAGATGCAAATGAG
- the LOC110622074 gene encoding primase homolog protein isoform X6 — MDTFTPGKINHFLCPKVCVPMMQNKVVVAVSNAFFSYNRLLISCKWPVPSKHILSNNNCWAPILTRRRLGPVGSRVRSCYGNSKFLNPQSANGNGLEKHEVRVLKQKMELLGINCDDSCIPGNYGHLLCPKCEGGRSMEKSLSVHINRDAWQWDLRRDLAMWRCYRTCCGWTGQAFANGRVTNEGMNIIFKVSSPRQITAEGMVLEPLGEKLIAYFGDRMISEETLRRNSVMQMAGDQGIIAFTYRQKGVLIGCKYRTIEKNFWQDKGTEKWLYGLDDIKEVTEIVIVEGEIDKLSVEEAGFFNCVSVPGGAPQTVSTKDIPSLEKDKAYQYLWNCKEYLDKVSRIILATDGDASGQALAEELARRLGKERCWLVRWPKKDHSCCFKDANEVLKCLGPSALKEVIETAESYEVCTMNQVI; from the exons ATGGATACCTTTACTCCTGGGAAAATTAATCACTTCCTTTGTCCAAAG GTTTGTGTTCCAATGATGCAAAATAAGGTTGTTGTAGCAGTAAGCAATGCCTTCTTCTCCTATAATAG ACTTTTGATTAGTTGCAAGTGGCCTGTCCCTTCCAAACACATCCTCTCAAACAATAATTGCTGGGCACCAATATTAACCAGGAGAAGACTGGGGCCTGTGGGGTCTCGTGTTCGCTCTTGCTATGGCAACTCCAAGTTCCTAAATCCGCAATCAG CTAACGGAAATGGATTAGAAAAGCATGAAGTGAGGGTCTTGAAGCAGAAAATGGAACTTCTGGGGATTAACTGTGATGATTCTTGCATACCTGGAAATTATGGTCACTTGCTTTGTCCCAAG TGTGAAGGTGGAAGATCAATGGAGAAGAGTTTATCTGTACATATTAACCGAGATGC TTGGCAATGGGATTTGCGCAGGGATCTTGCAATGTGGCGGTGTTACCGTACTTGCTGTGGATGGACAGGACAG GCCTTTGCAAATGGTAGAGTGACAAATGAGGGAATGAACATAATTTTCAAAGTCAGTTCCCCTAGGCAAATAACAGCTGAAGGCATGGTACTAGAACCACTAGGTGAGAAG CTAATTGCATACTTTGGTGATAGAATGATATCTGAAGAAACCCTCAGGAGAAATTCTGTTATGCAGATGGCTGGTGATCAG GGTATTATTGCATTTACTTATAGACAAAAAGGAGTGCTCATTGGTTGCAAGTATCGAACTATTGAGAAAAATTTTTGGCAG gatAAGGGCACAGAAAAATGGTTATATGGGCTGGATGACATTAAAGAAGTGACTGAAATTGTTATT GTTGAAGGCGAAATTGATAAGCTTTCAGTGGAGGAAGCTGGCTTCTTTAATTGTGTTAGTGTTCCTGGAGGTGCCCCACAAACTGTTTCTACTAAAGATATACCATCACTGGAAAAG GACAAAGCATATCAGTATCTATGGAATTGCAAAGAGTACTTGGATAAG GTGTCTCGCATTATCCTGGCAACTGATGGCGATGCAAGTGGGCAAGCCTTGGCTGAAGAGTTAGCACGCCGGCTGGGAAAAGAAAG ATGTTGGCTTGTAAGATGGCCCAAGAAAGATCACTCCTGTTGCTTCAAAGATGCAAATGAG
- the LOC110622074 gene encoding primase homolog protein isoform X11 yields MDTFTPGKINHFLCPKVCVPMMQNKVVVAVSNAFFSYNRRRLGPVGSRVRSCYGNSKFLNPQSEKHEVRVLKQKMELLGINCDDSCIPGNYGHLLCPKCEGGRSMEKSLSVHINRDAWQWDLRRDLAMWRCYRTCCGWTGQAFANGRVTNEGMNIIFKVSSPRQITAEGMVLEPLGEKLIAYFGDRMISEETLRRNSVMQMAGDQGIIAFTYRQKGVLIGCKYRTIEKNFWQDKGTEKWLYGLDDIKEVTEIVIVEGEIDKLSVEEAGFFNCVSVPGGAPQTVSTKDIPSLEKDKAYQYLWNCKEYLDKVSRIILATDGDASGQALAEELARRLGKERCWLVRWPKKDHSCCFKDANEVLKCLGPSALKEVIETAESYEVCTMNQVI; encoded by the exons ATGGATACCTTTACTCCTGGGAAAATTAATCACTTCCTTTGTCCAAAG GTTTGTGTTCCAATGATGCAAAATAAGGTTGTTGTAGCAGTAAGCAATGCCTTCTTCTCCTATAATAG GAGAAGACTGGGGCCTGTGGGGTCTCGTGTTCGCTCTTGCTATGGCAACTCCAAGTTCCTAAATCCGCAATCAG AAAAGCATGAAGTGAGGGTCTTGAAGCAGAAAATGGAACTTCTGGGGATTAACTGTGATGATTCTTGCATACCTGGAAATTATGGTCACTTGCTTTGTCCCAAG TGTGAAGGTGGAAGATCAATGGAGAAGAGTTTATCTGTACATATTAACCGAGATGC TTGGCAATGGGATTTGCGCAGGGATCTTGCAATGTGGCGGTGTTACCGTACTTGCTGTGGATGGACAGGACAG GCCTTTGCAAATGGTAGAGTGACAAATGAGGGAATGAACATAATTTTCAAAGTCAGTTCCCCTAGGCAAATAACAGCTGAAGGCATGGTACTAGAACCACTAGGTGAGAAG CTAATTGCATACTTTGGTGATAGAATGATATCTGAAGAAACCCTCAGGAGAAATTCTGTTATGCAGATGGCTGGTGATCAG GGTATTATTGCATTTACTTATAGACAAAAAGGAGTGCTCATTGGTTGCAAGTATCGAACTATTGAGAAAAATTTTTGGCAG gatAAGGGCACAGAAAAATGGTTATATGGGCTGGATGACATTAAAGAAGTGACTGAAATTGTTATT GTTGAAGGCGAAATTGATAAGCTTTCAGTGGAGGAAGCTGGCTTCTTTAATTGTGTTAGTGTTCCTGGAGGTGCCCCACAAACTGTTTCTACTAAAGATATACCATCACTGGAAAAG GACAAAGCATATCAGTATCTATGGAATTGCAAAGAGTACTTGGATAAG GTGTCTCGCATTATCCTGGCAACTGATGGCGATGCAAGTGGGCAAGCCTTGGCTGAAGAGTTAGCACGCCGGCTGGGAAAAGAAAG ATGTTGGCTTGTAAGATGGCCCAAGAAAGATCACTCCTGTTGCTTCAAAGATGCAAATGAG